The Misgurnus anguillicaudatus chromosome 23, ASM2758022v2, whole genome shotgun sequence sequence TTTAAGCAACCGCGTGCTGCCTGCTTTTATAAAATCACTTTTAGTTTACTCTGAGGGTTTCATTAATCTGTTCAAAAAGCACTTACTGGAAACAGAAATGATTCAAGACTATGAACCAAATCCAATGGCTTCCAGTTAGTGTAAAAGAAAGTCAAGGTCAACTTTGTGTGATATGAAATATTATAATGATGGGTGTGAACACTTCCACCATGCAAATAAGTAAGATGTAACAAATAAAAAGAGCTATATATCAATCATCAATATTGTacactgtattttatttaatatattatgttttgttgtcAATTCATGTAGTTTACTCTATAACTTTATCACATTTCTTAATCTTTGATAAGTAATACATTTAGAAAAacgaaccatggttttattatagtaaacgTGTTTTACCGTTTATTTACCAAAGTTGTACTACAAACACATAACTACTGTAATAAAACCACAGTTTATTAACGTATTTCCTACTACGTGCAgttaatgtataatgttttattttttaacgcAATATTTATGTAGCTAACGTTACTCACCGTAGGTCTGAGCCATTGAACCCCGCGCACTTTGGCTGAATTTGGTCCCAGTTCCTTGAATCCGAGCGCGGCTGGAATGGCTTCAAACGCGTCGTCTTGAAACAACCTGCCGCTCTCCACACACTCGCGCTTCAGAGCTTCATAATCCTGATTCAGGAACTTCACCGCGTTCGCGTTGGTACCGATTCCCGCCGCCCGTGCCCGGTTCTGCTGAAGCGTCGCCGCGATGCCCGACATCTCTGCTCGTCCGTAAACAAACAGTGAGCGCTCACCTGAGATCACCGAGCGTTAAATGGCGAGGGCGTGGTGGCGGCGGCGCGCGAGGATGGAGCGCGACGGGaaataaaagagagagagagagatggggaCCTGGCACGCGCAATGCTTTTGATGTGCTGGAAAAATGACGCGACGCAAACAAAAGTTTGGTATAATTAAAATCGGTGAAGTTTAAATTATTAACCTGACAAATCCAGCTAGTAGCTGGGTTTAAGCAGGTCCTCCCAGCCTGCCAAAGGTCAAGCTGGTGGATCAGCTGATCTtacagcctgaccagctaagttgctactagaccagctaaaaccagctcacaagcatgctggtcttagctgtatttttcagtaggataatttaataattattaaattattagttGTATTACTCAAAGCTAAAATATTtgctaaataatttaatatgtattaaattatattaatattaattattattatttaattattaatatatttaaatataaataattatcataTAAAGCTAATATGTTCTATACATTTTTGGATTATAATACTTAGGAATACTTGTAAACCTTGTAAgcctctttaaataaaatgcataaatgtaaaataaacgtATACATGTGTTAAGTATACAAAATCATACAGACAAAATTTGGCTATATACTGTATGAATAATGCAACACAGCTTTATTTCATTTCCATCTGATCTACACCATAAACATAATGCATTTAAGACAATTCCAACTCGACCAGCCAGGGAATTTTCTCAGGGAAATTTTCTGTTTTTCAGTTGAGGGCCAAGCAAAGCCACTATAACACAGAGCAAACACAAATACATGATCTGTAATGATACACTGATATTACACAAACTCAATGCAAAATCTGCAGTAACATTTGCACTTCACCTGCAGGATATCCAGCTCGATTTTCCCTGTGTTCTTCTTATCGAACAATTTAAACATCTCTGCgtagataataaaaaaaatcaggtAAACTAACTATTTCTGCTAATTTGACAGATGAGATTAAACTGGATCTGATAGTTAATGGAACAGGAGATCATCTCTtctgttaaaggaacacgcctaCATTTTGGTAATTTAGCTTATTCGccatatcccccagagttagataagtccatacatacctttctcatctcactagcttagcttagcacaaagactggaagtgaatggctccagctagcaaactgctcccaataagtgacaaaataacgattttctttcctatttatgtgttgtggtttgtatagtcacaccgtgtacaaataacaaggtcatatgagacacagctatcttttaacagtatacatactgggaactatattctcagaaggcgaagcactgctacgtGGGcggaatatagttcccagtatgtatactgttaaaagatagctgtgtctcatatgaccttgttatttgtagacggtgtgactatacacatcacaacacataaataggaaaatgttggcgttATTCTGTCAcctgggagcagtttgctagctggagccattcacttccagactttgtgctaagctaagctagcgggggccgcgccagacagagccacagcacgcacagagatgagaaaggtatgtatggacttatccaACTCTGGGGGACATGATGAACAAGccaaattcccaaaatgtgggcgcgTTCCTTTAAATCCACATTAGAACTTACTGAAGAGCATCTCCAAACGGATCAGGCAGCCCGCAAAGCTATCAAAGTCAATGGCATATTCCTGGTCGGCATAACGTGAGACTATCACCTGATGTATTTCACCGTTCACCTGGAACCCTTTGGAGAAAACGCACAGATTCAGATTTTATtatgaattttcattttcataacacatcaaagaaaaaaaatcatcccATAGGGATACCATATAAAACTAGTTGAAATGACAATTACCTGCTTCTTTTATTGCATCTCTCATCTCGAGGGAACTCAAAGTGCCTGACCTGTCTCCGTCACGTCTTTTAAAAATTTCCTGGTGAGAGAAAATAGAGTTTAGTATTTACATCACCAAACACAATAAAACGTTTTCATAGCTTTTCTGCACAGATTTTGCTTATTCGTGGGATTtctttgcttatttttaatatcttCAACTTGTATAATTCAAGTAGTGAAAACTAAATTTCATTGAATCCATGTTGCCATCATCACAGAACCGAACGAAATAACTTTATTAGTTATTTGGTGTGATATACCAAATATTTCTGGATCTTTATCCACAGTGTGTGAAACTCCACCAGACCAAGTTTGCCACTGCCATCTTTCTGGACTGAGGGTCAAGGGTCATGACAGTGTTTTGATAGTCATGTGACTAATACTGCATTCTGATGCTGTGTGCTTATGATGACATTACACTAGATGTAACTATTTGGATAAAAGTTATTTTATAGCATTTCACAACCAATGTACAGTCTAGTAATCCATGTATAATTTGTTCATATGATCCAGTGAGGAAAGGATACATCTAGCAGACTGATCATTTGACCACACGTTTCCACACTGAAACCATCAGTCTTTACATCACTTCCTgtgtaaaaacaatacaaaatctTACTGTGTGAATAACCAACAATCCTTAAGTTAGTCTTAAAAGTGAACTTTCTTACTTTTAGACACAATGTGGTTCAATATCTTCTGTAGCTCTGAGACAGACACCTCTGAGTCCTGAATAGAAACGATACAAAATTACACCTCAACATTACTGTGATCAAAACTGTACatcctaaataaaataaaataaaaataataaaagactAGACAGTCGTTCGACTCACATTTCCAGCGACCTGCATAAACAGGCGTTTAAATTGTGGGTCCACATCACTCTCAGATATataatactgaaaaaaataaagagaaaTCATGTGCAAATGTTATCTGATGATGTTGTATGTTAgattaaaaatgacagaaagaCATACTATAGATTACACGTATGTAAATTTATATATGTAAGTGtgtagtataaaataattttgcatGTACATGCTAGGGCAGCAAGATATattgaaattattaaaataacgcAAGTGTgcaaatgattcgagctttgtgacatggtgcattatcctgctgaaagtagccatcagaggatgtgtaCATGGTGATCATAaaggtcagaaacaatgctcaggtaggccatggcatttaaacgatgcccaattggcactaagaggcctaaagtgtgccaagaaaacatcccccacaccattacaccaccaccaccagcctgcacagttgTAAGAAGGCataatggatccatgttctcggtttacgccaaattctgactctacaatctgaatgtctcaacagaaatcgagatttatcagaccaggcaacatttttccagtcttcaactgtccaatttggtgagcttgtgcaaattgtagcctctttttcctatttgtagtggagatgagtggtatccggtggggtcttctgctgttgtagcccatcctcaaggttgtgcgtgttgtggcttcacaaatgctttgctgcatacctcggttgtaacgagtggttatttcatttaaagttgctcttctatcagcttgaatcagtcgtctcattctcctctgacctctagcatcaacaaggcattatcgcccacaggactgccgcatactggatgtttctcccatttcacaccattctttgtaaaccctagaaatgattgtgcgtgaaaatcccagtaactgagcagattgtgaaatactcagactggctcGTCTAGCACCAACAAGCATGCCActactcaaaattgcttaaatcacctttctttcccattctgacattcagtttggagttcaggagatggTCTTGACCAGgatcacacccctaaatgcattgaatcaACTGCCATATGATTGGTTGATTCgaaaattgcattaatgagaaattgaacaggtgttcctaataatcctttaggtgagtgtatatatcaTGCAGCCTCAGTAAAAGAATATTACAATACACTGTTGTAATGCATGCAATTTGTAATTGACAGATTTATTTACCTTTTTCAAGTTTGCAGTGATATCTTCATCCATTGGACTACACAGAAAAAGACAGAAATTTATCCATCATTCATTTGTTTCTTAAGGGTAACAATTACAATGTGGGGCTGGCTTTTGAGTCCAAGTTAATGTAAAAGGTTAGCTATTATTAAAAGGTTTAATGCTGATGTGTGTATATGGTTTATTATTGCCCTCAGTGAAATGGAAGAAGAGTACCACTATGTGGTGAAAATGTAAAACTACACCAGCACTccttaaaataaaagaaatatcaGCCGTCCTAAACACGTTATAGACAAACCTGGCGGCCACCTCTTTCTCCGTAAACACACGCAGTATGAAACTTCCCTTGCGATGGGGCTCAAAAGTGGAGGGGATGATGACGTATTCTCCAGGAGGCAACTTAAAGCGCTCGCTTAATTCTCGCAGGTTGATGAAGGTGCTGCTGTCTGCAATCGGTTTTGTACGAAGCAGCACATCGGGGCCGAGATGAACATTACTGCGACCCTTTAACTGCAAAAACATTCAACAAACACAAATATACTAAATGTGATAGAGAAGATATTAAGATGGATTAGGTGGTCCACAAACATTCAAAGAAAACATTTAAGAAAATCTCTACACACCTCATCTGGAACCTGCAACAGACATACAAAGAGACATTATTTTAGTAATATTAAAACTCAAACTCCAAAAATTCAGATGTATAATAACAAGTAAAAGATTAGCTGTTGTATTGGCAGTAAAACTAGTTTAATTGTTTATATCTGCAtgtaaccagtgttgggttACCTCATAGATGGCAAAGCCAATCGTATTCAGGTCTTTTCCAAGACGTTTATCTTTGCGCCCATCTTTCTGCATCAATCCCACCAAAAAAGTGCAACCATCTTCTCCATCATGAGGGTCATCATCAACATCCTCAAGCTTGATCACAAACTGAGGGTTTGAGCAGAATGTAGCTggagagagaaagtgagaaGACTtagaaaacacacatttatgttgtGATGTGATCTTTTGATTGGTTTAAGATACCTCTATTGTTTCTGCATCCTCCTGCGGTGGACCCCACTCTCCAGTTGCCGTCAAACTGGCAGTAACTCCAGTGACCCACCCCGTCACTGGTCAAAGTGTCTGGAGTCAGATTACAAATCTCCAGCCTTGAGAAATTCTGCACAAAGTCTGAATATGCCATCCTGAAAGGAGGTGAAAGAGCGGGAAATATTAAGTAAATTAAATCTGCAATAGTTCGGTATGTCAATAGAGTACGATAAGCGCATGCTGGAAGTTTTAAACGAGTGAATCGTTTTCGAGTCGATTCATTTAATTGAAGCGTCTGAGCGAAACGATTCACTACAACGAATCGAATCTTTGAAGAAACCAACGTCaccaagcctggtttatttacgTTAATTGAGCATtatacattcgcaagtcataagcatgttacaacaatttacgattaaaggcatattccattttcttaaaagaaaaatccagataatttactcacctgtctttctttgttcagtcgagaagaaattatgttttttgaggaaaacattgcaggatttttctcattttaatggactttaatagacagcaacaattaatacttaactcaacacttaacagtttttttcaacggagtttcaaaggactataaacaattccaaacgaggcataaggggcaaaacgattgttatttttgacaataaaaataacaaatatacacttttaaagcacaacttctcgtttagatccggtcgtcatgcgctagcgtgacccgacgcaatacgtcatcacgtcaagaggtcacagaggacgaacgcgaaactccgcccccagaccgttccgacgttgttgtatgtggaatgatactaattaatgtctttccgtgtgtctcaattcgttccctagctcccgttgtgtcagtttattgtttacaatggtccgcaaatgtgcgttatatgtaacacgtgactgacctccctacgtcactacgcatttacgttaggtcgcgctggacctgacctaaacgaaaagttgtgctttaaaagtgtatatttattacttttattgtcaaaaataacaatcgttttgctagataagacccttatgcctcgtttgggattgtttatagtcctttgaaactccgttgaaaaaaactgttaagtgttgagttaagtattaattgttggtgtctattaaagtccattaaaatgagaaaaatcctgcaatgttttcctcaaaaaacacaatttctactggactaaacaaagaaagacaggtgagtaaattatcaggatttttcttttaagaaaatggaatattcctttaactaagaataatactcaactttataattgtttatattCTGAAAAAagacttgatgacgtatgcagccttgAAGAAATGCGaactccggaggctgcagccttcgaaATAAGAAACGGCAACAGACtgattttttgttaaaagtagTAAAAGTTCAAGCTTTCTTACCAGAACTCTCCATCCTCAGCTGAATAATCCAGTTTCGCTTTCTCCTCTGGAAGGACATTATCCCATTCCCTGGAGCTGAAGAAAATATTTATGTAACGTTACAGAGCTGTCAGGTGAGATTAGACCATGACAAAAATAATGCGTCGGGAATAAACTCACTTATCACTCCACGCGCCCGTCCACTCCACCTGACCCCACGGGTTCCTTACACGAACCAACTGCACTGGACTCCCCATGTAGTGAACCTGAATTTAAAAGCGACAGTCCTTCGAGTTATTTCTGTTATTAAAGCATTTTAGTAagtttaaaggagacatttcacaaagcttttttaagatgtcaaataaatctttggtttttaaaccattttcgcttgggtttagggttagatttgcttaatgaggttatttaatatacaggtttctccatgtttttatccatatttaagccatggtcgcttggagttggggttagagttggggtttggaagtcatttttatataacaaaaagttgttctaatcctaaacccaagcgaaaatggtaaaaaatagcaaaaaattgagaattcaataaataaaacgacaaaaaaagatacaccatttaagtgaatgggaaggactggcgtatcatatgcacgccaaagtggaatttggcgtatgtattgcacatgttttacacttcgtgctatttatacgcatcttcaggagatTGGGCtgcttttttcacatgcttgtggagaatgattaaccaaaactaagttactgggttgatcttaatcacattttctaggttgataaaagcactggggacccaattataacacccaaacatggaaaaagtcacatCGTGTCTTACCTCTTCTGCGCCAGTGAGGGAGTACGCGTGTCCTTTCACCAGCTTCAGGCTGGTCACTGCCTCTGTTTCATACGCACTGGTTATCTAGTAGAAAGATACTAGTTTAGGGAAGGTAGGCAACACCATTGTTCTGATTTGAAAGAGTAGTTAAAAGGAAATTGAAAAATGATCCCATAATTCTCGTGACACAACAAACATATGACACAAGAAGGAAAGAGccaatgagattttttttttactgatggCAGCTATATTTTAATTTACCTGTCCTGATCTGTTTACATTAATAAACGaaataagtttaaaatatttatcgTTTTCTCTCACAAATGTGTTTCTTCAATGCACCCAATAGAGTCATTCCTattattttaaagggcacctatttcattgctaaaaacaatgttattttgtgtatttttgtgtaatacaATGCgttcgtgtggtttatggtaaaaaaacacattattttccatatacatacactgaaaaaaaaattattcattgaatttaatacatttttttaaggtaagtggttgcaatcaagtttatttaagctacatttaaacaaaagttttatattttattttactttactaatcgtttttgtttaaatgtagcttaaatacatttattgcaaccacttaccttaaaaaattgattaaattcaatgaatcattttttttcagtgtatttttgtagctccagatatcttTCTGAAACACACTGATGTTGTACAAAACTCTggcctgattggccagctaatctgtatgttgtgattggcttgaatacctctgatgtaaCTGACGTAAATGTGACGCTACTTACCATGTTTGagagattcggtcacaatgcaatgctaacagtcaaagcgggaggaattatgataatgtcggtctttactacatcaccaatcccaggaagtaaactgttgcctacaatccgtgtgtttgttgtagtccaagaaaagagatttacatttgAGACGACAACTCGCGTCATcctttactttggggtttgtaccttttgcatatcgttaacatgtactaatacacacttacacgtCAAAGGAAATCaagcttttaaaaatataaaaaaggaaaaacatgcatttgggatggcatgagggtgagtaatttATGAGACAATTTTCAGATTTGGCTGAactacttttttatattaaaatcaaAACTGACTGCTGGTATTTAGTAAAACCCAGAAAATACTTAAACCTTCATTTAAATATGGGCGTCTCCCAGCTATTTGCACATGTTTTGAGTTATTTGCGCAGCTATTTTTAGCAAATCTCCGACAACACACTCGCATGCAATTTTTCAGATTGCACAAGCAAATTATAGTAAACCAGAGCCAAAGTATGCTTAAACTACTGTATGTGCAAAACAAGTtttaatgaacaaacaaaaaaggtcAGTGTATGTTATGTTGTCATTGCCTTTACATTTTGGCCCaattaacatacagtaagtaGAAGTGAAGTATACTCACATCAATGGAGCACCCAAGCAGGGAGCCCAACCCAAGTGCTTTCTGAATGATCTTAAACAGATATGGAGGGGCTTTACTCAATTCATAGCTCTCAGCAATACCTCCCGTAAAGTCCTCAAAACCCTCAATGGTGTTACCACCTGTCAAAGCTTCATATGAGCCGGTGACCCTTTTAAAACATAGCAGGAGTTATATTTTTGTGCATTCACCAAAACAAACAGCACTGTGTAAATTGACACAGTCAAACCCATGACTTTGCCATTGTCAATGTCATGGTCTACCAGTTAAACTACACACTCACTTTGCATAGGCCTTCTCCAGCAGGGCGCTCCAGAACTCCGTACCCTCTGCCGAATGAACAAACAACAGCTTTCCGTCTCTGGTAGGCAGACGGTCATCAATGACAACATCCACCCATTCACCATACTGCCAGAACTAAAGAAAGTAGATAGATCGGCATCAGTCGGACCACTTTTTTGTCTGACGTGTTTTGAACCACAGTCGTACAATCAGACATTTAGACCCCACTGAATCTGACCTGAAAGTGAAAGATGCCGGCGTAATCGTCCCCAAAGCTCTGGCCAGGCGGGACAACACGCTCCAAAATGTTGTTATCTAGAGTCAAAGAGGCAATGGCTGCCAGTAGCCAACAGTCACCTGCACAGAGATCATGAGGTAGATTTGGTTATTCTTTATTTAGCTGATGCTTTTATGCAAACTCGCTTACAGTGCACACAGGGAGGAACCTACAGTAGGCTTAGCCTGTTGCTTAAGCATCAACATGGGCTTAAATTGATTTTGCGATGAAAAAAACCTTGTTTAAACCTATCACCTTTAAGTTGCCAAAATATACTGTCTGTAAGCACTAGATCACACCACCGTATACTGCAATGATGTCACTATTTCAAATATAGAGATTGTATTTGTGGTCACGGTGCATGAAGCAATGTCCACTAATATGAGTCTGTGTGAGTTTAGGGTGGAGTGCAGTAATATGAAAGTCAACATAAATAAAGACACACCAGTGTAACATCAACGGATAGCTACATGATTTTTATCATAACTGAATGGCAAATCAGATATTGTA is a genomic window containing:
- the LOC129453424 gene encoding calpain-2 catalytic subunit — its product is MSSIAKFLSKRQDREDGVGTNEKAIPFNKQDYESLKRECLEKKALFYDPTFSAVPDSLGYNELGRFSSKTKGVEWKRPKELCSDPQFIVDGAKRTDICQGALGDCWLLAAIASLTLDNNILERVVPPGQSFGDDYAGIFHFQFWQYGEWVDVVIDDRLPTRDGKLLFVHSAEGTEFWSALLEKAYAKVTGSYEALTGGNTIEGFEDFTGGIAESYELSKAPPYLFKIIQKALGLGSLLGCSIDITSAYETEAVTSLKLVKGHAYSLTGAEEVHYMGSPVQLVRVRNPWGQVEWTGAWSDNSREWDNVLPEEKAKLDYSAEDGEFWMAYSDFVQNFSRLEICNLTPDTLTSDGVGHWSYCQFDGNWRVGSTAGGCRNNRATFCSNPQFVIKLEDVDDDPHDGEDGCTFLVGLMQKDGRKDKRLGKDLNTIGFAIYEVPDELKGRSNVHLGPDVLLRTKPIADSSTFINLRELSERFKLPPGEYVIIPSTFEPHRKGSFILRVFTEKEVAASPMDEDITANLKKYYISESDVDPQFKRLFMQVAGNDSEVSVSELQKILNHIVSKRSDVKTDGFSVETCGQMISLLDKDGSGKLGLVEFHTLWIKIQKYLEIFKRRDGDRSGTLSSLEMRDAIKEAGFQVNGEIHQVIVSRYADQEYAIDFDSFAGCLIRLEMLFKMFKLFDKKNTGKIELDILQWLCLALN